A section of the Methanocaldococcus sp. FS406-22 genome encodes:
- a CDS encoding YbjQ family protein produces the protein MITTTTDNLEGFKIVKYLGVVIGYGDDPDDALEDLMDVAKEMGANAVIGIRISNELTTEITCDENYVVPELTYYAYGTAVIVEKIDKE, from the coding sequence ATGATAACCACAACTACTGACAACTTAGAGGGTTTTAAAATCGTCAAGTATTTGGGCGTTGTAATTGGTTATGGAGACGACCCAGACGATGCCTTAGAAGATTTAATGGATGTAGCTAAAGAGATGGGGGCTAATGCAGTTATTGGAATAAGAATTTCTAATGAATTAACAACTGAAATTACCTGTGATGAAAACTATGTAGTCCCAGAACTAACCTATTATGCTTATGGAACGGCTGTTATAGTTGAAAAGATTGATAAAGAATGA
- the fwdC gene encoding tungsten-dependent formylmethanofuran dehydrogenase subunit FwdC — translation MKELILTLQKDIIVPVEMDKVLPEVIEKMSLEEIKNIELVQGRKRVKVADIFDVELNNIEGDPRVIIKNSNQKLKYIGSKMTKGEIVVEGDAGMYVGAEMKGGKIVVNGNADSWAGQNMKGGELLIKGNARDYVGSAYRGDWRGMSGGTIIVEGNAGNEIGEFMSKGLIHIKGNAGMLAGIHQNGGIIIIDGDVDVRVGGEMKAGAIVVYGKVEEVLPSFKYEGIVENPVIKLSKKDAGTPITGTFYKFSGDYVYNKPKGQLYIAVDSNPDLI, via the coding sequence ATGAAGGAGTTGATATTAACATTGCAAAAGGATATTATTGTTCCAGTTGAGATGGATAAAGTATTACCAGAAGTTATTGAAAAGATGAGCTTAGAGGAAATAAAAAATATTGAGTTAGTTCAAGGAAGAAAGAGAGTTAAAGTTGCTGACATTTTTGATGTTGAGCTAAATAATATTGAAGGAGACCCAAGAGTTATCATTAAAAACTCAAACCAAAAATTAAAATACATTGGTTCAAAGATGACAAAAGGGGAGATTGTTGTTGAAGGAGATGCTGGAATGTATGTTGGGGCAGAGATGAAGGGAGGAAAAATAGTTGTTAATGGAAATGCTGACAGCTGGGCTGGGCAAAATATGAAAGGAGGAGAGTTGTTAATTAAAGGAAATGCAAGGGACTATGTTGGTTCTGCCTACAGAGGAGACTGGAGAGGTATGAGTGGAGGAACAATTATTGTTGAAGGAAACGCTGGAAATGAGATTGGAGAGTTTATGAGTAAAGGGCTAATTCATATAAAAGGAAATGCTGGAATGTTAGCTGGAATTCACCAAAATGGAGGAATCATTATTATTGATGGAGATGTTGATGTGAGAGTTGGTGGGGAGATGAAGGCAGGAGCCATAGTTGTCTATGGAAAGGTTGAGGAGGTTTTACCTTCATTTAAATATGAGGGGATTGTTGAAAACCCAGTTATAAAGTTGAGTAAAAAAGATGCTGGAACTCCAATAACTGGAACATTCTACAAGTTTAGTGGAGATTACGTCTATAACAAACCAAAAGGACAGTTGTATATAGCAGTTGATAGCAACCCAGATTTAATTTAA